A region of the Candidatus Methylomirabilis oxygeniifera genome:
GACGGTGTACCCCAAGTTGCTCAGAAGGAGTTCTCCCAACTCCAGGACCATCGGATTGTCCTCCACCAACAGAAGCGTCTCGGTCCCACACGGCAGCACCTTCTCGGCCGATGGCGCGGCTGTTACCGCGGCGAGAACCAGAGGGAGAAAGACGTGGAAGGCGCTCCCCTGGCCTTCGGCCGTCTCCACCTCGATCCAGCCCTCGTGCTGCTGAGCGATCCCGTAGACCGAGGCTAAGCCCAAGCCGGTTCCATGCCCAGCCTCCTTGGTCGTGAAGAAGGGCTCGAAAATGCGATCCCGGATGGCGGCCGGGATGCCGGTCCCGGTATCGGCTATGGTCAGGCAGGCGAAGGCACCCAGTCGGCGCTCCGGATACCCACCCAGGCTCGCCTCAATCAGCGTAACGGGCGTCAGCCGAAGGGTCAAGGTGCCCCCGTACGGCATAGCATCACGGGCGTTGGTGGCAAGGTTGAGCAGGATCTGTTGCACCTGGGCGCCATCGGCATTGACAACGAGGGGCTCGCGGGCGGGCTCCAACTCGATCGCGATCGTCTCGGGAAGCGTTCGCCGCAAGACACTCATCGTCTCTTGAAGCAGCGGGTCCAGGTCCAGCGGCTTCCGTTGCAGCGGGGCCTTCCGCGCAAAGCTCAATACCTGGCCCACGAGATCCGCGGCTTGGCGCCCTATCTTCGGTACCCGACTCAGGTGACGGTATTCCTTGCTATCCGGGGGTATTCCCCCCAGAGCCAGTTCCGCAAAGCCGATAATCCCGCTTAGGTGATTATTGAAGTCGTGCGCGATCCCCCCGGCCAGGAGGCCGACGGCCTCCAGCTTCTGCGCCTGGCGAAACCGGTCTTCGAGGCGTCTGCGCTCGGTGATATCCTGTTTGATGGCGATGAAATAGGTAATCTCTCCGCGTTCGTCCCTGACGGGCGTAACGGTTTGATCCTCGGTGTAGAGACTGCCGTCCTTGCGGCGATTGACCATTTCGCCCTGCCACACCCTTCCGGCAAGGATAGTCTCCCACAGGTTGTGGTAGAACGCCTGGTCGTGTTGGCCCGACTTGAGGAGGCGCGGATTCCGGCCGATGGCCTCCTCGGCGGTATAACCGGTCAGTCGCGCAAAGGCCGAGTTGACCCATAGGATCATGCCGCCGCGATCGGTAATGATGATACCGTTCGCAGCCGCTTCCAGCGCCGCCGCCTGAAGGCGAAGTCGCCCCTCGGCCTGCTTGCGCCCCGTAGTATCCACCAGGACACCGACAACGCCGTCGATGCCGCCCCCTGCATTACACAGCGGGGCCGTCCACAGGCTGATGTCGATCGGGGAGCCGTCTTTCTTCCGACGAACGACATCGATGCCGGCGAGCGTTTCCCCTGCCAGGGCGCGGTCGAGAAGGTTCCGGTACTCCTCGCATTTATTCGGAGGGACGATGGGAAGGGGGCGCCCAAGGACTTCTTCTTTCTGCCAGCCGAAGATCCGTTCCGCGGCCCGGCTCCACAGCCTGACGTTCCCATCACGATCCAGGATGGTAATACCCGCGGGTGAGGCGTTCATCACCGCCGCAAGAAGGTCGTACGCCTCTCGCAGGGCCAGCTCCGACCGTTTACGCTCGGTGACATCACGCAAGACCCCCTGGAGGCCTGCAACCCGGCCATCCTCCAGGATGGGAACCGGCTTTACTTCGACGAACGTACTCGCTCCATCCGAGCGTACGATCTGAGTCTCTATGGTTTCGGCCGAGGCCCCGGTTTCTACCGCGCGGACAAACAACTCCTTCACACGGTTCAGGTCGATGGGGGCGATAAATTCCAGGAAGTTTCGGCCAATGAGTTGTTCCGGGCTTTCAATGCCGTGGATCCGGGCCAACGCTCGGTTTGCAAAGGTAACAACGCCCTGGACGTCCACCGCAAACAGCCCGTCGTTAATCTCATTCACCAGCGCGCAACACCTGTCCTCACCTTCCCGCATGGCCTGCTCCGTCCGCTGGTGTTCAGCGGTGTCGGCTGATAATGATTGGGCTCCGTCGGTTCATTGGTACGCTCGTCGGTTTGTGCTGGTCATTCTCCTCTGCATTTCAGGAGCACATTCGAGCTGGAACCGCCGGAAGAGTGAGTAGCTATGGAGCATCGTGTGGCGGCTCGGCGGCGTTCACGGGGACGCTGATACGGCTGAGCCGCTGGCGAAGCATGTCGTGCTCCTGCTGAATCTGAACGGGCAGGCGTGGGGCAAGTCGGTCGAAGAACAGGCCTTGCTCCGCGTGCTCCGCATCCCAGGCATCGGCGTCGATCCTCAACAGCTCGTCCGCTGCTCCGTCCGGCAGTCTCAGCCCGTCCAAGTCCAACGCATCAGGCGCAGGAATCAACCCGATAGGGGTCTCGACGGCCTTGCCCTGACCGCGAACCCGCTCCAGGATCCACTTCAGGACGCGAATATTATCACCAAATCCTGGCCAGAGGAACCGACCGTTCTGGTCGGTTCGAAACCAGTTGACATGAAAGATCGCGGGGGGGTGAGCGATTCGCGTCCCCATGTCGAGCCAATGAGCGAAATAGTCGGCCATGTGATAGCCGCAGAATGGGACCATCGCCATCGGGTCGCGCCTGGTGACCCCGACCGCGCCCGACTGGGCGGCTGTCGTCTCGGAGGCCATACCGGCCCCGACGAAGACGCCGTGCTGCCAACCGTATGACTGATAGACGAGTGGCGCGACGCGAGCGCGGCGTCCGCCAAAGAGAATCGCCGAAATAGGGACGCCCTCCGGGTCCTCCCAACTGGGGGAGATCGATGGGCACTGCCTGGCGGCCATCGTGAAACGCGAGTTAGGATGGGCCGCCGCCCCTTCCCCTGAGGTCCATGGATTGCCTCGCCAATCAACGAGACCATTGGGAGGCGTCGGGTCTTTTCCCTCCCACCACGGCTCTCCGTCTGGGGTCACGGCGACGTTGGTAAAGATCGTATTGCGATCGACCGCCGCCATGATGTTGGGGTTTGTCTTGACGCTGGTGCCCGGCGCCACACCGAAGAACCCGGCCTCCGGATTGATGGCCCGCAGCCGCCCGTCTGGCCCGATGTGCATCCAGGCGATGTCATCGCCCACGGTCCACACCTTGTAGCCCGAAAGCTGTAGAGGGGCGACAAGCATCGCCAAGTTGGTCTTGCCGCAAGCGCTCGGAAAGGCGGCCGCCATATAGGTGACCTGCCCCGATGGATCTTCCACCCCGATGATCAGGGTATGCTCGGCCAACCAGCCCTCCTCTCGACCGATCCAACTGGCAATACGAAGGGAGTGGCATTTCTTTCCCAACAGGGCGTTACCCCCATACCCCGAGCCGATGCTCCAGATGAGTCGCTCCTCGGGGAAGTGGAGGATAAAGCGACGGTCCGGACTCAGGTCCCCGAGTGAATGCAGACCGCGAACAAAGCTGTCCGACCCGCCCAGTCGCTCAAGCGCGATCTTTCCCATGCGGGTCATGAGCCGCATGTTGACAACCACATAGGGGCTGTCGGTAATCTCTACCCCGACCCTGCTGTAGGGAGAACCGGCCGGGCCCATCAGATACGGGACGACAAACATCGTCCGGCCCTTCATGCTGCCTTCAAAGAGCTTCCCGACCCCGGCGCGCGCCTCTGAAGGCTCCATCCAGTTATTCGTAGGACCGGCGTCCTCCTTTCGGGACGTACAGATGAAAGTCAGGTGCTCGGTCCGTGCAACATCCGACGGATGGCTGCGATGCAGGTAGCACCCCGGATAGCGCTGATGGTTCAGGCCGATCAAGGTCCCGTCCCGGAGCATCCCGTCAACCAGAACCTGACGCTCCTCCTCTGACCCGTCACACCAGTAGATCCGATCCGGTCGGGTCACTCGCGCCACTTGATCCACCCATTGCTCTAACGCTCTATGTTGAGGCATCTTGTCTCCTGACGATACTGCGTGGGTTGCCGGCTCGCCCGTGGGGGCAAAGTCTCGCGCAAAGACCTTCGGAGGCTCCATCACCCTCATCCTCCCCTCCGGGTACCCTCCAGGTGCGGAGAGGAGCTATTTGTCGGCACCTCTCGCCCTCTTTAGGGAGAGAGAGGGCCAGGGTGAGGGGGCTTTCCAACTAAGGAGATGGCTCCCCGGGTAGGACTCGAACCTACAACCTAGCGGTTAACAGCCGCTCGCTCCACCGTTGAGCTACCGGGGATCAATAGCAGTCTAAAAACAGCCTTCAGCGGTCAGCGGGGAGGTAGGATTCTCAGCCGCATCTGGTGTCTTCCTTATTGTTGCTGAAAGCTTCGTTGTAATTTAGCGCACTCGATCGGCGTGAGCAACGACTTTTTGACCTGTTACGACTGCGTCATACTTCCCGACGCCCCTCCAATGACTTGGACAGCGTCACCTCATCGGCGTACTCCAGGTCGCTGCCCATCGGCAGGCCGCGCGCGATTCGCGTCACCCGAACGGCTAACGGCTTCAGCAGGCGAGAAAGGTACATCGCGGTTGCCTCGCCCTCGACGTTCGGGTTCGTCGCCAGGATCACCTCCTTGACCTCCCCTCCCTCCAGACGCTGCAGAAGGGCCTTGGCCGTGAGTTGATCGGGGCCGCGTCCCTCCAACGGCGACAGCGACCCCCCGAGCACATGGTATCGCCCCTTGAAGGTTGCCGTCTTCTCGATGGCCCAGAGGTCGTTTGCCTCTTCCACCACGCACAACACCGATCCGTCTCGAGTCGGGTCGACACAGATGGGACACTGCTCGCCTTCAGAGATGTTGTAGCACACGGCACAGCTTCGGATCCGATCTTTCAGCTCGATAATGGCCTGGGCCAACGCAATCGCCTCTTCCCTGCCGGCTTTGAGCAGGTGAAATGTCAGGCGTTGGGCGGTCTTGGGGCCGATACCGGGAAGGCGAACCAGTTCACCGATCAGCCGGACCAGGGTGGGCGCGTAGCGGGACATGGCGTGGCTACATCAGTCCAGGGGGCAGCCCCAGCCCGCCGGTCAGACGACCCATCTCCTGGCTCAACAGCTCGCGCGCCTTTCGGAGCGCCTCATTCGTCGCAGCCACAACGAGGTCCTGCAGCATCTCTAGTTCGTCCGGGCCGGCGACCTCTGGGTCGATCTTCACCGCGACGACTTCACCCTGACCGTTACACACCACGGTAACCATCCCGCCGCCAGCTGTCCCTTCCACCCGTTTTGTCGCCGCCTCCGCCTGAATCCTATCGGCTTCGGCCTTCATCCGCTGCGCCTGCTTCATCAAGTTGCCGAGGTTCTTCATCGCATTCTCCCATCATGCCCTATTCGGGCTGTTTCGCCCTGACCCGAACGACTTGGCCGTCAAACAGCTCCACGGCCCGGCGTACTAAGGGATGGCGCCGCAGCGCCTCCTGATCGGACGGCGCCATCCGCTGCTCCGTGACGGCTCTCTGCTGGGGGTCGCGCAGCCGGCTGCGCACCTCGCCGGACGGCTGAGACTGATTCAGCTCGCCCTGGCCGGTAGTGCGTTGCGTCGCACCGCCCGTAGTGGATCGAGTCGAGCTGCCGGCGGAGAGCCCGGCTGAATCGCTCCCTGCCGGTACGGTGTTCGAGGTCTGGAATCGATACTCAACCGCCAGGGACCGCCCAAAGACTTCGGCCGCAGCTCCAGCCACAAGACGCCGGTTTTCAGGGTCGTCCAGCGTTGATCGCGTAAAGGTGTTCCCGTTTCCCAGCATGACAATGAGCCTGTCTTGCTCAAGCGTTACCTCCTGCGCCGCGATGAGCAGGGCAGCAAGAGACCGCTTTTTCTGTTCCAACAGCCGCGTCATGCGACTCCAGCCTTCCTGTGGGCCCGTAGCGCTATCGGATGGAGCGGACGGCGGCGCTTCGACCGGCTGGCGGGTGGCCACGGGTCGTACGGCAGGGACAGCAGCGAGCAGAGGGAGCGCCGAGGGCTTAGGGTCGGCTACGCGACCGGCCGGCAACTTCTCCTCCAAAGCGGCCAGGCGCGTCAAAAGCGCCTCAAGCGTTTGCAGTGACCGGGCTTCTGTCGCCTCGACCAGCGCCATCTCCAGGACAAACCGCGGATGCGAAGCCCGTCGCATGTCGAACTCGGCCCGACTCAGAACCTGAAAGACTGTTTCGAGGTCTGCAAGCGTCAGGGCTGCCGCCTGCGCTCGAATCGTGTCCAGCGGTACGCGGCTCAACTGCAGTAATGGGGCGGGATCTTTGCTCGCTTTCGAAACCATCAGATCGCGCAGGTGGGCCAGCAGTTCCTGACAGAACCGCTGAAGGTCGTCACCTCGAGCGCTGAGCGACTCAACGACTGCCAGGGCGCTGCTGCTGTCGCGCTCAATAATCGCCTGCGTGGTCTGCGCCAGCAGTTCTCCCTCTACCAGTCCCAGCACGACCGCGACGTCTTCCTCACTGACCGCGTCGCCGCTATAGGCGATGGCCTGATCCAGAAGACTTTGGGCGTCCCTGAGGCTCCCCTCTGCGGCGCGAGCGATCGCCTTCATGGCGCCGTCGGACACGGCAGCCCCTTCCTCGCAAGCGATCTGCTGAAGTCGCGGGAGGATCTCTGTCTGTCCCAAACGTCGAAAGTCGTGGCGCTGGCAACGCGAGAGAATGGTCGGCGGGATTTTGTGTGCGTGCGTGGTCGCCAGGATGAAGATGACCCCGGGTGGCGGCTCCTCGAGCGTCTTCAGTAACGCATTGAAGGCCGGTTCGGTCAGCATATGGACTTCATCGATGATGATGACCTTACACTTGTCGCGCGACGGGGCATACCGTACGATCTCTCGCAACTCTCGGACTTCGTCGATCCCCCTATTGGAGGCACCGTCGATCTCCAGACAGTCGACGGAGCGGCCCGTCGCAATCGCATTGCAGCTCGCACACTCGCTGCATGGCTCGGACGTGCGGCCCCGCTCACAATTGAGAGCCTTTGCCAGGATGCGGGCGGTCGTCGTCTTCCCGACCCCGCGCGGACCTGCAAAGAGCAGGGCGTGGGCCACGCGGTCTTTGGCGATGGCGTTCTTCAAGGTCTGGGTGACCGGCCGCTGGCCCACGACCTCATCGAAGTTCTGGGGCCGCCATCGTCTGGCAAGCACGAGGTATGACATATAAACCCAGGGTATAGGGTATAGGGTCTAGGGTATAGGGTCTAGGGAGAAGGGCCTGCTATACCCTAGACCCTCCCCCCTAGACCCTGCTGTACTTGGCCGTGCACCCGCCGTCGATCGCGGCTGCCGGGCTGTGCGTGTGATCGAGGCTCCGGCCGAGCTTCCCCGCGGCACAGGAGCCTGTCTGTTTACCGTTGCTTCCTTCCGGATCTGGCGGGGTTCACAAACTCTCCTTGCGTGGGACCCAACCATCATCACACCGATCACAGGCCATTGCTCGACAACTTTAAACCTCGGGCGGGAATTCGATCCCGCTAGAGCGGATTGCGGGTACAGGGCACCGCTAACTCCCCATCTAGCACGGCCAAGTCTATTCCTGCTCACGACAACGCATCCGGCCCCATGCCGGTTTCTATCAACTGCTTACTGTATTCTGCAATCCCTCGATCGATCGGATACTTCGGAACATAGTCCAATTCCGCACGCGCGAGGCTCACGTCGGCCTCGGTGTGCGGCTGATAGAATGGGTACGGGTTATCAAAGTAGTCGGGCTCATAGTCGGTCCCGAGGGCCTTATTCAACAACGCAATGACCTCATTGAACGAGGTGGGGCGCCCGGAACCGACATTGTAGACGCCGCTGTGATTGGCCTCTGCGGCCAGCAGCGTCGCCTCCACAACGTCTTTCACGTACACAAAGTCGCGTGCCTGCTCCCCCCGCTTAAAGATCCGCGGCCGCTTGCCCGATTGAATCTGCTTCGCCAACTGGTAGATCATGCTGGCTGCAGCTCCTTTGTGAGTTTCGCCGGGTCCATATACATTAAAGTACCGGAGCCCGACAATTCTGAAGCCTCCCGAAACATCATCAAGACGCTTGGCCAGATTTTCCAGGAGCGTCTTCGAAAAGGCATACACGTTGGCAGGGCGGATAGGCTGATCCTCCTGCATCCGGCCCGAGCGGCAGACACCGTAGACGGCGGCAGAAGAGGCATAGATTAGGGGCGTCCCGGAGGCGCGGGCGAACTCCGCCACCCGCCGAAAGCCTTCCACATTATTCCAAATCATCTGCTGCGCATCGGTGACGGTTGTATCGGTGATTGAAGCCAGATGAAATACCACCTGAAATTCACCCGGCTGAAACCGGCCGAGAAGATCTAGCCCTGCAAGATCCTGGGCCACCAGATCGCCTCGAAATCCAATGAGATTGCTGTACTCACCAGAACGAAAGTCATCGATGATGGTGATCCGAATGTCCGGGTATCGCCTCTCCAGCTCCAGGACCAGATTCGACCCAATAAAACCGGCTCCACCCGTAATCAGCGCACTTTCCATCTTCCTCCAGCAAACAGCATTCAGCGATCAGCTTTCGGTTTGTGCTGTCGGCTGACCGTTGATAGCTTCTTCAGTGGCGGAGAGGCCGGGATTCGAACCCGGGGCAGAGTTTCCCCTGCTCACGCTTTCCAGGCGTGCCAGTTAAACCGCTCCTGCACCTCTCCGCAAGAATAGGGTCTTAGGGTATAGCGTATAGGGTTTAGGGGGTCAGACTCTCTTCGAGGCTCTTCAGCCTTTACCCTATACCCTAACTTTTCAGTGGCGGAGAGGGGGGGATTCGAACCCCCGGAGCAGTTACCCGCTCAGCGGTTTTCGAGACCGCCCGATTCAACCACTCTCGCACCTCTCCACAAGACAATAGGGTTTAGGGTGTAGGGGGTAGGGTAAAAAGGGGGCCGCTCTCCATCGGGGCTCTTCACCCTTTACCCTATACCCTTCACCCTATACCCTGCTTTTTATTGGCGGAGAGGCCGGGATTCGAACCCGGGCTGCACCTTTCGGCACAGACTCGCTTAGCAGGCGAGCACCTTCGGCCACTCGGTCACCTCTCCGCAAAAAACAGCATTCAGCAATCAGCGGTCAGCTTTCAGCCTGCTGACGGCTGAGAGCTGATAGCTTCTTTCTTGGCGGAGGGGGTAGGATTCGAACCCACGAGGCTTTCGCCTAACGGTTTTCAAGACCGCCGCCTTCAACCGCTCGGCCACCCCTCCACGAAGAACAGGGTTTAGGGGCTAGGGTATAGAGTAAAGGCAAATACTCAGCCCCGAAACTATACCCTAAACCCTCCACCCTATACCCCGTCTTTACTGATCCGTTCCAGGCCCCCCATATAAGGTCGGATCGCCTCCGGAATATTTACGCTGCCGTCGGCCTCCTGAAAGTTCTCCAGGATCGCCAGCCACGTTCGCCCTACCGCAACGCCCGACCCGTTCAGCGTATGGACAAACTGTGGCGCCGCCTTCGCCGAGGGTCGATAGCGAATGTTGGCCCGCCTCGCCTGAAACGCCTCGCAGTTGCTGATTGACGAGACCTCTCGATACGTCCCTTGACTCGGGATCCAGAGCTCGATGTCATAGGTTTTTGCAGCCGCAAACCCTAAATCGGTCGTACAGAGCGCCACCGTGCGGTACGGCAGGCCCAGCCGCTGCAGGACCGTCTCCGCGTGCCGGGTCATCTCCTCCAGCGCCTCATAGGAGCGCTCGGGCTCCGCAAGCTTCACCAACTCCACTTTATTGAACTGGTGCTGCCGCATGAGGCCCCGAGTGTCTTTACCGTACGAACCGGCCTCCCGCCGAAAACAGGGGGTATAGGCGACGTAGGAGAGGGGCAGTGTTCCGGGCGGCAGGATCTCCTCACGGTGAAGATTGGTCACAGGAACCTCTGCCGTCGGGATCATGTAGAGTCCTTCATCCTTCGTCTTGAACAGCTCCTCGCCAAACTTGGGGAGCTGGCCCGTTCCGCGCATGGCCTCGGCGTTCACCAAGAGCGGCGGGAGAATCTCTGTGTAACCGTGCTCCTTCCCGTGCAGATCAAGCATGAAGCCGATCAGCGCACGCTCCAGCCTGGCCCCCACCCCTTTCAGGACGGCAAAGCGCGATTGCGCAATTGCGGCCGCTCGCTCGAAGTCCAGGATCCCCAGCGCTTCCCCGAGCTCCCAGTGCGATTTCGGCTCAAAGTCAAACTGACGGGGGCTACCCCATCGTCTGATCTCAACATTGTCTGCAGCCGATTGTCCGATCGGGACGGACGCATGCGGGAGGTTTGGGAGAAAGAGCGCGGCCTCCTGCAAGAGGTCTTCCTTCTCTTTGAGCTGCTTTTCTAAGCCGACCAGAAGATCGGCGTCGGCAGCCGCCTGTGCGATGGCATCACTTGCGCTCTGGCCTTGTCGCTTAAGTTCGGCTACCTTCTTCGACAGCTCATTGCGTCTCTGCCGAAGCCGCTCTACCTCGATAAGCGTCGCTCGCCGCTCGGTATCAAGCCGAACAAACTCGTCCAGCGTTGAGGGCGCAGAGCCCTTGGCTGCAAGTCGCTCGCGCACAAAATCGGTATTGTCACGAATAAGTCTCAGGTCCAGCACGGGTACTTGCCAATTCCGTCCACCCTGAGCTTGTCGAAGGGTGAATCTTGTGACAGCGTTCCGTTCATGCTTCGACAGGCTCAGCGCGAACGGTCATTATGCGATGCTGCGCTGCGGCTCGGTTGTCGCCAACGCGTGTTGCGCAGGCAGAGGCGTCACTATACCACGCCGCCCGACATCGCTCAAGCCTCGTCGAGCGGGCCGGCTTCTCCTCCCGGTTCAGGCGGGGACTGGGGCCCATCCGCCTCCTCAACGCCCTCGTCGTCACTAACGAGCCGCGTCACTGCAGCCACGCGATCGGTTGGCTCAAGCCCCTGAAGCCTTACCCCCTGCGTAGCCCTGCCGATGAGGCTGATCTCGTCCACCCGCATCCGCGTAATCCTTCCTTCCTGAGAAATCATCATGATCTGATCGCCGGACTGCACCAGCATGACCCCGACTGCGGGACCGTTTCGGTCAGTCGCCCGAATATTGATGATCCCCTTGCCGCCCCGACTCTGCAACCGATACTCTTCGGGGTCGGTCCGCTTGCCGTACCCCCGCTCCGTAACCGTGAGGACTGCCGCGCCTTGGGCGACCACCTCGGCCCCAACCACCTCGTCGCCCCCCTCCAGCGAGATCCCCTTGACGCCGCGAGCCGCGCGTCCGGCCGATCGAACCTCGTCTTCCTTAAAGCGGATCGCCATCCCCTGCCTGGTGCCGAGCAGAATCTCGTCGTCCCCTTTGGTGAGGCGGACTGCGATCAATTCGTCTCCCCCATCCAGCGTGATGGCGATGATGCCGCCCGCGCGGGGGTTGCCGTAGGCATTCAGCTCGGTCTTCTTGACGATCCCGCGCCGTGTCGCCATCAGCAGGTAGCGATCGACCTCGAACTGGCGAATCGGGATGACGGTCGTGATCTGCTCCCCGACTCCGAGTTGCAGGAAGTTGGCGAGGGCTTTGCCCTTTGCCGCGTGCCCAAGCTGGGGCAACCCATACACCTTCAGCCAGTGCACCTTCCCTTGATTGGTAAAGAGGAGGAGGTGGCTGTGGGTGGTGGCGACAAAAAGATGCTCCACGTAGTCCTCCTCCTTGGTCGCCATCCCCGTCATCCCCTTACCGCCGCGGCGCTGGCTCCGATAGGCGTTGAGGTTGCTCCGCTTGATATACCCGCCGTGTGTGATAGGAATGACCATTTCCTCGTCGGCCAGCATATCTTCCAGCTCGATCTCGGTGGTCTCTTCAAGGATCTCCGTGCGGCGCAGGTCGCCGTAGGTCTCCTTGATCGCCAGCAGCTCTTCTTTGATAATCTGACACACCAGGGCTTCGCTGGCCAGTATGGCGCGGTACCGTTCGATGGCCGCAATGGTCTCGCTGTACTCATCCTGGATCTTTTGCCGCTCAAGTTGCGTCAGACGCTGCAGGCGCAACTCCAAAATGGCCTGGGCCTGGATTTGGCTCATGCCGAACTGCTCCATCAGCCCGGCGCGGGCGTCGTCCGCCGAGCGGGATCGCCGGATCAGGGCGATGACCGCGTCCAGGTGGTCCAGCGCGATCCGATACCCCTCCAGGATATGGGCGCGCTCCTCAGCCTTCCTGAGATCAAAGCGAGTCCGCCGGATCACGATGGTCTTTCGGTGTTCGATGAAGTGTGAGAGCGCTTCCTTCAGCGCCAGGACCTTCGGCTGGCCTTCAACGAGGGCAAGCATAATGGCGCCGAAGGTCGATTGCATCGCCGTGTGCTTGAAGAGCTGGTTGAGGATCGGGGGGGCCGGCTGCTCCTTTTTAAGCTCGATCACGATGCGCATCCCTTCCCGGTCCGACTCATCCCGAAGATCTGCAATCCCTTCGATCTTCCGGTCTCGAACCAGTTCGGCGATCCGCTCGATCAGCTTGGCCTTATTCACCTGATACGGCAGCTCCGAG
Encoded here:
- the pckG gene encoding Phosphoenolpyruvate carboxykinase [GTP] (PEP carboxykinase) (Phosphoenolpyruvate carboxylase) (PEPCK), with protein sequence MEPPKVFARDFAPTGEPATHAVSSGDKMPQHRALEQWVDQVARVTRPDRIYWCDGSEEERQVLVDGMLRDGTLIGLNHQRYPGCYLHRSHPSDVARTEHLTFICTSRKEDAGPTNNWMEPSEARAGVGKLFEGSMKGRTMFVVPYLMGPAGSPYSRVGVEITDSPYVVVNMRLMTRMGKIALERLGGSDSFVRGLHSLGDLSPDRRFILHFPEERLIWSIGSGYGGNALLGKKCHSLRIASWIGREEGWLAEHTLIIGVEDPSGQVTYMAAAFPSACGKTNLAMLVAPLQLSGYKVWTVGDDIAWMHIGPDGRLRAINPEAGFFGVAPGTSVKTNPNIMAAVDRNTIFTNVAVTPDGEPWWEGKDPTPPNGLVDWRGNPWTSGEGAAAHPNSRFTMAARQCPSISPSWEDPEGVPISAILFGGRRARVAPLVYQSYGWQHGVFVGAGMASETTAAQSGAVGVTRRDPMAMVPFCGYHMADYFAHWLDMGTRIAHPPAIFHVNWFRTDQNGRFLWPGFGDNIRVLKWILERVRGQGKAVETPIGLIPAPDALDLDGLRLPDGAADELLRIDADAWDAEHAEQGLFFDRLAPRLPVQIQQEHDMLRQRLSRISVPVNAAEPPHDAP
- a CDS encoding DNA polymerase III, subunits gamma and tau encodes the protein MSYLVLARRWRPQNFDEVVGQRPVTQTLKNAIAKDRVAHALLFAGPRGVGKTTTARILAKALNCERGRTSEPCSECASCNAIATGRSVDCLEIDGASNRGIDEVRELREIVRYAPSRDKCKVIIIDEVHMLTEPAFNALLKTLEEPPPGVIFILATTHAHKIPPTILSRCQRHDFRRLGQTEILPRLQQIACEEGAAVSDGAMKAIARAAEGSLRDAQSLLDQAIAYSGDAVSEEDVAVVLGLVEGELLAQTTQAIIERDSSSALAVVESLSARGDDLQRFCQELLAHLRDLMVSKASKDPAPLLQLSRVPLDTIRAQAAALTLADLETVFQVLSRAEFDMRRASHPRFVLEMALVEATEARSLQTLEALLTRLAALEEKLPAGRVADPKPSALPLLAAVPAVRPVATRQPVEAPPSAPSDSATGPQEGWSRMTRLLEQKKRSLAALLIAAQEVTLEQDRLIVMLGNGNTFTRSTLDDPENRRLVAGAAAEVFGRSLAVEYRFQTSNTVPAGSDSAGLSAGSSTRSTTGGATQRTTGQGELNQSQPSGEVRSRLRDPQQRAVTEQRMAPSDQEALRRHPLVRRAVELFDGQVVRVRAKQPE
- the recR gene encoding Recombination protein recR (Evidence 2a : Function of homologous gene experimentally demonstrated in an other organism; Product type f : factor); the protein is MSRYAPTLVRLIGELVRLPGIGPKTAQRLTFHLLKAGREEAIALAQAIIELKDRIRSCAVCYNISEGEQCPICVDPTRDGSVLCVVEEANDLWAIEKTATFKGRYHVLGGSLSPLEGRGPDQLTAKALLQRLEGGEVKEVILATNPNVEGEATAMYLSRLLKPLAVRVTRIARGLPMGSDLEYADEVTLSKSLEGRREV
- a CDS encoding putative Histidine kinase (Evidence 3 : Function proposed based on presence of conserved amino acid motif, structural feature or limited homology; Product type pe : putative enzyme), which translates into the protein MREGEDRCCALVNEINDGLFAVDVQGVVTFANRALARIHGIESPEQLIGRNFLEFIAPIDLNRVKELFVRAVETGASAETIETQIVRSDGASTFVEVKPVPILEDGRVAGLQGVLRDVTERKRSELALREAYDLLAAVMNASPAGITILDRDGNVRLWSRAAERIFGWQKEEVLGRPLPIVPPNKCEEYRNLLDRALAGETLAGIDVVRRKKDGSPIDISLWTAPLCNAGGGIDGVVGVLVDTTGRKQAEGRLRLQAAALEAAANGIIITDRGGMILWVNSAFARLTGYTAEEAIGRNPRLLKSGQHDQAFYHNLWETILAGRVWQGEMVNRRKDGSLYTEDQTVTPVRDERGEITYFIAIKQDITERRRLEDRFRQAQKLEAVGLLAGGIAHDFNNHLSGIIGFAELALGGIPPDSKEYRHLSRVPKIGRQAADLVGQVLSFARKAPLQRKPLDLDPLLQETMSVLRRTLPETIAIELEPAREPLVVNADGAQVQQILLNLATNARDAMPYGGTLTLRLTPVTLIEASLGGYPERRLGAFACLTIADTGTGIPAAIRDRIFEPFFTTKEAGHGTGLGLASVYGIAQQHEGWIEVETAEGQGSAFHVFLPLVLAAVTAAPSAEKVLPCGTETLLLVEDNPMVLELGELLLSNLGYTVLSASNGAEALEIFRAHPGIALVLTDAVMPRMGAADLIPALRALNHDVKVLVATGYAPDEIRHSLEGSGVVGYVRKPFSRADLAAAVRTVIDGQAPAGRSPEDSDATV
- a CDS encoding ADP-L-glycero-D-manno-heptose-6-epimerase, with the protein product MESALITGGAGFIGSNLVLELERRYPDIRITIIDDFRSGEYSNLIGFRGDLVAQDLAGLDLLGRFQPGEFQVVFHLASITDTTVTDAQQMIWNNVEGFRRVAEFARASGTPLIYASSAAVYGVCRSGRMQEDQPIRPANVYAFSKTLLENLAKRLDDVSGGFRIVGLRYFNVYGPGETHKGAAASMIYQLAKQIQSGKRPRIFKRGEQARDFVYVKDVVEATLLAAEANHSGVYNVGSGRPTSFNEVIALLNKALGTDYEPDYFDNPYPFYQPHTEADVSLARAELDYVPKYPIDRGIAEYSKQLIETGMGPDALS
- a CDS encoding protein of unknown function (Evidence 5 : No homology to any previously reported sequences), translating into MPRFFIAFSHHALFGLFRPDPNDLAVKQLHGPAY
- a CDS encoding conserved hypothetical protein; putative YbaB family protein (Evidence 4 : Homologs of previously reported genes of unknown function) — protein: MKNLGNLMKQAQRMKAEADRIQAEAATKRVEGTAGGGMVTVVCNGQGEVVAVKIDPEVAGPDELEMLQDLVVAATNEALRKARELLSQEMGRLTGGLGLPPGLM